One region of Leucoraja erinacea ecotype New England chromosome 10, Leri_hhj_1, whole genome shotgun sequence genomic DNA includes:
- the LOC129700697 gene encoding guanine nucleotide-binding protein G(I)/G(S)/G(O) subunit gamma-5-like, giving the protein MSATATVTSTRKLVEQLRCEVGIKRLKVSQAATDLKQFCLQNAPQDPLLTGIHPNTNPFRPFKPCLIL; this is encoded by the exons ATGTCGGCCACCGCCACTGTGACCAGCACCAGGAAGCTGGTGGAGCAACTGCGCTGTGAGGTCGGCATCAAGCGGCTGAAG GTATCCCAGGCAGCAACGGACCTGAAGCAGTTTTGTCTGCAGAATGCACCACAGGATCCATTACTGACAGGAATACATCCCAACACCAACCCCTTCCGGCCTTTCAAGCCCTGCTTGATACTCTAA